The Bacillota bacterium genome contains the following window.
CTGGTCCACCTGTCCGAGGCCCTGGTTGACCTGCCCGATGCCGAATGCCTGTTCCTTCGAAGCGGACGCGATTTCGCCGATTAAATCAGTTACCTTGGTTGCGCCGGCAACGATTTCCTCCAACGACTTGGAGGTTTCCTCCACGATCTTCGTACCGGCTTCCGTCTTTTTAATCGAACCTTCAATTAACTCCGCCGTTTCCTTTGCCGCCTTTGCGCTGCGCTCGGCAAGGTTGCGCACCTCCTCGGCGACCACCGCGAAACCCTTGCCGTGCTTGCCGGCGCGCGCCGCCTCAACCGCAGCGTTCAAAGCAAGCAGGTTGGTCTGGAAGGCGATCTCGTCGATTGCCTTTATAATCCGCGATATGTTTGCGGCAGACTCGTTGATTTCGTTCATGGCTCCGACCATTGCCCCCATCTGCCCGTTGCCTTTTTCCGCGCTGCTTCTCGCCTGCCCAGCCAGTTGGTTGGCATGGGTGGCGTTGTCCGCGTTCTGTTTGGTCTGAGTGGTAACCTGCTGCATGGACGAAGTAATCTCCTCCAATGAGCTTGCCGATTCACTTGCACCCTGCGACAACGCCTGGCTCGAGTCGGATATCTGCCGCGAGCCGTTGGCCACCTGGTCCACGGCCACGGAAACCTGGGTCAGGATCTCGTTAACCGAATCGATTGTGCCGTTTAACGCGTTCTTGATTATCGCATGGTCGCCCTTATAGCTACCCGTCATCGCCACATCCATGTTGCCTTTGGCCATTTCCTTAAGGCACTCCGCAGCTTCATTTATGGGGTGCAACACGGCGTCGAGGGTCTGGTTCACCCCTTCGATGATGTTGCGGAACTCGCCGCCGTGCTTCGAGGCATCGGCCCTGTTGCTGAGCCTGCCTTCCACCGCGGCCTCGCTGAGCATGTTGGCGTCCTCAGCCATAAGGTTGATGGCCTTTACGGTATCACTTAGGCTGCGATTAATGGCGGCAAAGTTGTCGCCGATAACCTTGGTGTCCTCGTCGGTAGCCGCAACCTTTGTTTCAACACGCAGGTCTCCCTTGGACAGTTTACCGAGGTTTACGATCAGGTTTTCGACTTCCTTCTCCTGGTAGACCGCCTGCTTTTGGGCCACCCGCGCCGCGGTCTTGATCGCGGTCTGATCGACCACGAATTCCGCGACCCCGATCGTCTTCCCGTCCGCGTCCTTAAGCGGCGTGCCGGTATAGGAAATGTCCAGGTCCATGCCGCGCGGGTGCGCGTCGGTCTCCCGCGTTACCGTCCGCCCCTGCTGCATCGCCTGCGAACAGGCGCAGTTGGCCGTGTTGCAGTCGGAGGTCTTAAAGTGGGTGTAGCACTTCGTGCCGACCGCCTGCTGCCCCGTCATACCAAGCAGGTCCAGGCCGGTCTTGTTCAGGTACCGGATGCCGAAATCTTTGTCGAGAATCATAAAGGGCGCCGGCACCGAGTCGATGTGACCGACTAAGGTATCGAGGGTCTGGTTCACCCCTTCGATGATGTTGCGGAACTCGCCGCCGTGCTTCGAGGCATCGGCTCTGTTGCTGAGCCTGCCTTCCACCGCGGCCTCGCTGAGCATGTTGGCGTCCCGCACCATTAAATGGATGGCGTCAACGGTCTGGCTCAGGCTGCCGTTGATTTTGGTAAAGTTCTCACCGATGGCTTTTGTATCCTCGTCGGTGTCAGCCACCCTAGTTTCAACGCGCAGGTCTCCCTTGGATAACTTGCCGAGGTTGATGATCAGGTTTTTGACTTCCTTCTCCTGGTAGACCGCCTGTTTTTGGGCCACCCGCGCCGCCGTCTTGACCGCGGTCTGGTCCACCACAAACTCCATACAACCGATGATCTGACCGCTCGCATCCTTTACCGGTATGCCGGTGTAAGCGATATCCAGGTCCATGCCGCGCGGGTGCGCGTCGGTCTCCCTCGATGCAATCCTGCCCTGCTGCATGGCCTGCGCGCAAGCGCAGTTGGTCGTGTGGCAGTCGGAGGTTTTGAAGTGGTCGTAACACTTGGTGCCGGCCACCTGTTGCTGCGAGAGATTGAGAAGACCGGCCCCAGTACCGTTCATATACTGGATGGTGAAATCCTTGTCGATGATCATTACCGGAACAGGAACGGCGTTGATATGACCCACCAGCGTGTCCATGATGTCGTTCATCCCTTGAACGATCCCCTGGAATTCCGTGTTGATCTTTTCGACATCGCCCCGGGCGTCAAGCTTACCGACAACGGCCAGCCCAACGAGACGTTTTGTTTCACCGACAAGTGAGCTGATTATGCAGCCCACATGACGAGAGAACAGGACCCCTATACCGATCGCCAGGAGAAGGCCGATTCCGATCGCCAGAACGATGTTCCTGGTCGAGCCCGCTGCCGTATTGTCGGCCTCAGTACCCGTTTGGTCCGCTATTTTGGCATTCAACGCGACCAGTTCTTCCAACGCCGTTTCGGTTTCCTTGAAAGAGGCGTCTGTTGCGCCGAGACTCTGTTCCCTTGCTTGGTTCAAGCTGCCCGCTTTATGGAGTCTTAGAAACTCATCCTCATTCTTCTTCCAGGCCGCATACGCGGAGCCGAATTTATTCCAGAGCGCGGTCTCTTCCTGGTCCTTCTCCACTCCCTCATAGGTTTTCCAGTTTTCATCGATGACCTTCCATGCTTCAGTCATGTACGCGTATTGCCTGTCGACCGTCTGCTTGTCTATCCCCGAAGCGAGCAGCGTCCGCTCCGCGTAGCCGATGTCCATTTGTGCGGCATGCAGGTGAAGCAGGGCCTGCGCGCCCGCAAGGTGGTTGTCATGGATATCGGTGGCGCAGTCATTAACCTTTTTTACACCGTTGTAACCTACAAGACCGATTATCACGGTAACCACCAGGAGCATTGCGAAAGCCGCGGTCATTTTTACGCCCAGTTTCATGTTTTTAAACATCCTATCTGCCTCCTGTTTTTTCTTATAACCATCCCTCTTTTATAACCGTTGCTTGTTTTGGTGTTCGGATAAAAGGAGGATTGTCACTCTCACTCAACCGACTATCCTTCTTCCATCCATTCACCTCCCCCGTCAAAAAGGACCCTATCCGCGTTCAGCAAGATTTTTACCTTTTCGCCAACCTTCCCCATGCCGCTTACAAAACGGCTGCCCTCTCCTTTTTTAACCTGCGGCGGCGCCTCTATATCACTCTTACGTATGTCGAGAACTTCGGAAACGCGGTCGACAATAAGGCCTACGGTATGGTTGTTGACGTTGATCACCACAATGCAGGTCCGGTCGTCATACGCCCGCTCCTCCATCCCGAAACGCAACCGTACATCCATAACCGGGAGGACCTTTCCGCGCAGGTTGATAACCCCCCTGACGTGCGACGGCATGTCGGGAACATCGGTGATGTTCTGGACCCTGATTATCTCGGTCACGCTGCCGATCCCAATCCCGTATTCACCCTCTCCAAGGATAAAAGTCAGGAACTTATCATCCTGGTTTTCAACCTCCTCATCCTCTTCGATTGAACCGACGTCAAGACGCTCTTTTATGCTCACCTGATTTCACCTCACGCACAGAAATCGTTTTACGCCTGTCCTAAAATATCTGTCGAAAAGTACCGTTGCCGACCTTTAGCATCCCCCCCTTCTTTCTGGTATGGCTGAGTTCCCCTGCAGCCTTGCCGGCACAAAAACTGCTGCTGCGTATTCCATATCAATAGACGTATTATGGCAATATGTAACTATACCATCCACATATTACGTTATTATGGGATAGTGAAACCAGAATTGCCTCATTAACGTTACGCCGGTCGTAGCTTTACTGCGAAGTGAGAATGAATGTGGCAGCTATAACAGTCAGTGTTGGGAGAGGTGTTGTTGCTGGATGTAGAGAATTCGTTTCTGTTTAGAAGGTTGATGTAGTTGTGTGAGAAGCAGATCTTTGCGAGATAAAGTCGGAATATTACAGGATACGTATTCTGTTTTCATTTAATGAGGCTTTTAATAATTATCTCGTTGCTTTTGTCTTACCTTTACACCCCAAAACCATAGTTTTTTGTTGTATATTACAACATTTGTGCAGCATTATACCATTAATTGGTATAAGCTATATTAACGCCTTTTAACAGACTGAACCAGATATATTTATCGATATATCAGAATGACATAACAGCTGTGACAATTCTTACGCGAATTAATCAAATCTGCGCTGCGAACTTTTTTCGCAACAAGATATAAATAGAATTTTCAGTGCATGAACAAAAGGCGCAGAATTATTCTGCGCCCCGGTGATTTGCTTTTTTGCTTCGTAATTATAATACGATTAGAAATCCCCGAATTCTTGGTCGTCGAGGCAAATGGCGTCTGCCGCAGCAGCGGCCTCCCGCATTCCTTTGCCCCGGGCCTGTCCCGCAGCCTTGCGCACTACTCCCTGCGCCTGCAACGCTCGCTGCGCCTTCAACTGGAACCTTCCGAGCATTTGCTTGAGCTGCAGGGCCTGCGCCGACAGTTCCTCGCTCGAAGCCGCCAGTTCCTCGGCGCTGGCGGTGTTCTGCTGCACAACCTGATCCACCTGGCCTAGACCCTGATTGATCTGCCCGATGCCGAGCGCCTGCTCCTTGGATGCAGAGGCTATCTCGCCGATCAGGTCGGTCACCTTGGTCGCGCCGGCAACTATCTCCTCCAGCGCCTTAGAGGTCTCTTCCACGATCCTCGTACCAGCTTCCGTTTTCTTGATCGACCCTTCGATCAATTCGGCGGTTTCTTTTGCCGCCCTGGCGCTCCGCTCCGCAAGGTTGCGCACTTCCTCGGCCACCACCGCGAATCCTTTGCCGTGCTTGCCGGCGCGTGCCGCCTCCACCGCCGCGTTAAGCGCCAGGAGGTTGGTCTGGAAGGCGATCTCGTCGATCGCCTTGATGATCTTGGAGATGTCGGCGGCCGATTCGTTGATCTCGTTCATGGCTTCGACCATCGACATCATCCGGCCGTTGCCCTTTTCCGCGCTCTGTCTCGCCTGGTCGGCCAGTTGATTGGCGTGCGTAGCGTTGTCCGCGGTATTCTTGGTTTGTGCGGTCACCTGCTCCATGGAAGAGGTTATCTCTTCGAGGGTGCTGGCCGATTCGCTGGCGCCCTGCGACAGCGCCTGGCTCGAATCGGATATCTGCCGCGAACCGTTGGCTACCTGGTCCACGGCAACCTCCACCTGTCCCAGGATTTCATTAATTGAATCAATGGTGGAGTTCAGGGCGTTCTTAATTATAGCGTGGTCGCCCTTGTAGTCGCCGGTCATCGCAACATTCATATTGCCGCGGGCCATTTCCTTGAGACACTCCGCCGCTTCGCTGATCGGGTGCACCACTGCGTCAAGCGTTCTGTTGATTCCCTCGACGATATTCCGGTATTCCCCGCCGTGCCTGGAGGCGTCGACCCTGGTATTAAGCTTGCCTTCAACCGCCTCCTGAGCCAGCATGTTGGCATCCACCGCCATTAGATTGACGGCCTGAACGGTATCACCCAGGCTGGTATTAATTTTATGGAAGTTTTCCCCGACGGCCCTGGTATCTTCATCGGTTTCGGCAACCTCTGTCTCAACGCGGAGGTCACCCTTTGCCAGCTTCCCGAGGTTGACGATCAGCTTTTCGACCTCTTTTTCCTGATAGGCGGCCTGCTTCTGCGCCTTCAGCGCCGACATCATGCCTGTCTGGTCGACCACAAACTCCATACAACCAACGACCTTATCATTAGCGTCTTTGATCGGAATACCGGTGTAAGAGATGTTCAGATTCATCCCGCGCGGGTGCGCGTCCGTCTCCCT
Protein-coding sequences here:
- a CDS encoding chemotaxis protein CheW, with product MSIKERLDVGSIEEDEEVENQDDKFLTFILGEGEYGIGIGSVTEIIRVQNITDVPDMPSHVRGVINLRGKVLPVMDVRLRFGMEERAYDDRTCIVVINVNNHTVGLIVDRVSEVLDIRKSDIEAPPQVKKGEGSRFVSGMGKVGEKVKILLNADRVLFDGGGEWMEEG
- a CDS encoding methyl-accepting chemotaxis protein, whose amino-acid sequence is MLSRMKLANKIALALGLVVTIAVAVGCIGYWKIGAVGSEAEDLGTEHLTSAISLLRIHLAQMEINALERSMLIPGLDKATINEFKSEMAGHWNDAEKEDWVKYDKAEKSDEEKKLWADFQKSWDAWKEKHAAFMEYVNAGRLDKARTFAIVEDAAAFEETETIIDSLMTENAKFVDQTVNRAGITVRYSKTIMLATMIIGLLLSVLSGVFFERHIRGIIDALITETRRIVEAAVVGKLDARGDGNRINDEFQPIMDGINDVIDTMVGHLDNMPLPVMIIDKEMDVRYMNKAGAGLLGLSQQQLLGTKCYDHFKTSDCHTSNCACATAMRQRQLTTRETDAHPRGMNLNISYTGIPIKDANDKVVGCMEFVVDQTGMMSALKAQKQAAYQEKEVEKLIVNLGKLAKGDLRVETEVAETDEDTRAVGENFHKINTSLGDTVQAVNLMAVDANMLAQEAVEGKLNTRVDASRHGGEYRNIVEGINRTLDAVVHPISEAAECLKEMARGNMNVAMTGDYKGDHAIIKNALNSTIDSINEILGQVEVAVDQVANGSRQISDSSQALSQGASESASTLEEITSSMEQVTAQTKNTADNATHANQLADQARQSAEKGNGRMMSMVEAMNEINESAADISKIIKAIDEIAFQTNLLALNAAVEAARAGKHGKGFAVVAEEVRNLAERSARAAKETAELIEGSIKKTEAGTRIVEETSKALEEIVAGATKVTDLIGEIASASKEQALGIGQINQGLGQVDQVVQQNTASAEELAASSEELSAQALQLKQMLGRFQLKAQRALQAQGVVRKAAGQARGKGMREAAAAADAICLDDQEFGDF
- a CDS encoding methyl-accepting chemotaxis protein, whose product is MFKNMKLGVKMTAAFAMLLVVTVIIGLVGYNGVKKVNDCATDIHDNHLAGAQALLHLHAAQMDIGYAERTLLASGIDKQTVDRQYAYMTEAWKVIDENWKTYEGVEKDQEETALWNKFGSAYAAWKKNEDEFLRLHKAGSLNQAREQSLGATDASFKETETALEELVALNAKIADQTGTEADNTAAGSTRNIVLAIGIGLLLAIGIGVLFSRHVGCIISSLVGETKRLVGLAVVGKLDARGDVEKINTEFQGIVQGMNDIMDTLVGHINAVPVPVMIIDKDFTIQYMNGTGAGLLNLSQQQVAGTKCYDHFKTSDCHTTNCACAQAMQQGRIASRETDAHPRGMDLDIAYTGIPVKDASGQIIGCMEFVVDQTAVKTAARVAQKQAVYQEKEVKNLIINLGKLSKGDLRVETRVADTDEDTKAIGENFTKINGSLSQTVDAIHLMVRDANMLSEAAVEGRLSNRADASKHGGEFRNIIEGVNQTLDTLVGHIDSVPAPFMILDKDFGIRYLNKTGLDLLGMTGQQAVGTKCYTHFKTSDCNTANCACSQAMQQGRTVTRETDAHPRGMDLDISYTGTPLKDADGKTIGVAEFVVDQTAIKTAARVAQKQAVYQEKEVENLIVNLGKLSKGDLRVETKVAATDEDTKVIGDNFAAINRSLSDTVKAINLMAEDANMLSEAAVEGRLSNRADASKHGGEFRNIIEGVNQTLDAVLHPINEAAECLKEMAKGNMDVAMTGSYKGDHAIIKNALNGTIDSVNEILTQVSVAVDQVANGSRQISDSSQALSQGASESASSLEEITSSMQQVTTQTKQNADNATHANQLAGQARSSAEKGNGQMGAMVGAMNEINESAANISRIIKAIDEIAFQTNLLALNAAVEAARAGKHGKGFAVVAEEVRNLAERSAKAAKETAELIEGSIKKTEAGTKIVEETSKSLEEIVAGATKVTDLIGEIASASKEQAFGIGQVNQGLGQVDQVTQQNTASAEELAAASEELSVQAVQLKQMLGKFKLKAQQTYKGMALKSTESARSAGVLEAAAVSGAGEKKKPNDAIHLDDREFGKF